In the Sphingobium sp. Z007 genome, ACCAGAAGGCGTAAATGTCGGGGACGGCGTACGATATGCCTTGGCCGGTGGCGCAAGCATTCTTGCTGTTGTCGCCGTCGCCAACGCCATCCGTGTGCCACCGATCAAAGATGTCGAAGTGGAAATAGCGGGGCTACCCAAGCCATTCGATGGATACCGGCTGCTTCAGCTGACCGACATCCACATAAGCCGTTTGTTCCCACAAGACTGGGCGCAGGCGATGGTTGAGCGCGCCAACGCGTCGGGGGCGGACCTTATGGTCATCACCGGAGACTTCATTGACGGATCGGTCGCAATGCGGCGTAACGATGTCGCGCCTCTGGGTGACTTGCACGCGCCTGGTGGCGTCTATGCCATCCCCGGCAATCACGAATATTTCTTCGATTATGCAGGGTGGATACGACACCTGACCGGCTTGGGAATAGTCATGCTCCGCAATGAACACGCGATCCTGAACCGAGACACGTCCCAGCTCATCCTTGCGGGCGTCACGGATTTGTCTGCGCCTGCCCACGGCCAGGCCGGACCAGATCTTGCCGCCGCGTTGGCCGGTTCCCCGTCCGGTTTACCGGTCATCCTTCTGGACCATGAACCGCGCAATGCCAGGAAGGCGGCGGCACAAGGAGTGGCGCTTCAGCTTTCGGGCCATACGCACGGCGGTATGATCATCGGCCTCGACCATTTGGTCGCGCGAGGCAATGCTGGTTTCGTATCAGGTCGCTACGATGTGGCCGGCATGACGCTCTACGTCAGCAATGGCACGGCGTTATGGCCTGGCTTTGCGCTGCGCCTGGGCAGGCCGTCCGAGCTGACTCGCATAACCCTTCGAACGAAGGATTAGCATCAACGACCCCGTCACCGCCATTCCGCGCGCAAATTTTGTCGTCCAATGTCCGAGGGGCCGTTATCGGCCGCCTCCTTACGGCTGGGACAGGTGAGCACGCGTCGATCCCAAGCCGATCTGTTGAGATCAGCCATCACCATATTCTGTTTTTACGCTTTGTTCGCTACAAATGTTCAATGTTCAAATCCGCCGTCCCGCTATTATTGTCATAGAACCAACGCACGCCCACGTCGTTCGCGAAAAGAAAAGGCCGTCGGTTATATGGCGCAGTGACATCCATAGAATAAGCCGTCTCTCTCCGGCCGTTTTTCTCATAGCTTCGCGCCGTGGTGGACGGGAGTTGCGCCACGAAAATGCTGTCCCCAGTCTATCAGCATCGGGACCGTCCTTCTCGCGGATGGCATATAGCGGCTGCAACCAACGGGCGGGCACGATCCCGCGGAACGGCGCTGCCGCCACGAATTTTGCGCTTTCCAGCGGATGTCCCCATCCTCGCCAGGAGGACATCCCTCCAAACACGCTGGGTATCGACGCGTCGCGCCAGACATCGTGTCCTGCCTTTGGGTGCTGGATCACAAAGGTCAGACGATAACTGTTGTTCGCTTCCACATTCACGCCAGTATCGTTGCAGGGCTTGCTCACATCATACTGAATGACGGGTTCTTCAGGCTGTCCGGTTCTACAAAAAAACAGTGCTGCGCTCAACCTCACCCACCGCGACTGGAGCGTCCTTCGTTTGGCCATTGATTGAGAGGGCGCGCGTCATTGGTCGACCGGCCACTGGCCAACAACACTGGCAGATTTCGCTTGCCCAGGAGCATTCGCGACACAGTCGCCATGTCGATTATATTGGCATAGATAAGTTTGCGATGCGCAGCCTTGTACAAAGTATCGGAAAGAGCCTGGACGTCCTGTAACATCCCATCATGCTTTTAAGCTGCGACCTCGTGTGACGCGGGAACCGTCGCCTTGGTCCAATGCTTACCCGACAGTGCAGTTCTAATGGAGGATGACATGGCGGACGAAGCCGAATCGGTCGAATATGGCGGCTCGTCCGGCGGATGGGGTTCGCTCCGCGGTATGATCGGCACGATAGCCCATGAACCACAAGCGCTCGGAGCGTTCGAAACATTACGAAGCCAAAACAAGCCCGGCGGGTTCATGTGCACCAGTTGCGCATGGGGGAAGCCCAAACATCCCCACGCCTTCGAATTCTGCGAAAATGGCGCAAAAGCGACCTTCTGGGAATTGACCACGCGGCGGTGCACGCCGGACTTCTTCGCAAAGCACACAGTCACAGAACTGCGCGGCTGGAACGATCATGACCTGGAGCATGAAGGACGGCTGACGCAGCCGATGCGGTATGACGCATCCACCGATCATTATGTCCCGTGTGACTGGGACGACGCCTTTTCCGCCATCGGCGAAGAGTTGCGCGCGATCGATCCGAAAGCGGCGATATTCTACGCGTCCGGGCGGGCCAGCCTGGAGACATCCTATCTTTACGCTCTGTTCGCGCGTCTTTATGGGCATAACAACCTGCCCGACAGCTCCAACATGTGCCACGAAACGACGTCGGTGACGCTCAAGCAGTTAATCGGATCGCCGGTCGGCACCTGCACCCTCGATGATTTCGAGCAATGCGACGCGATCTTCTTTTTTGGGCAGAACCCTGGCACGAATAGCCCCCGCTTCCTGCACCCTCTGCAGGAAGCGGTGAAGCGGGGATGCAAGGTCGTGACCTTCAACCCGATCCGCGAAAAGGGGCTGATCGCCTTCACCAATCCGCAAAGCCCGAAGGAGATGCTGACGGGCGGGGACACGCAAATCAGCTGCCAATATCTTCAGGTGCGCGCCGGGGGCGACATCGCGGCGATCATGGGCCTGTGCAAATATGTGCTGGCGCAGGATGAGGCGCGCGGCGGCACGATCATCGATCGGGCGTTCATCGATGCCCACTGCACCGGCTTCGACGCATTTCGCGTGCGCGCCGATGCGACGTCGTGGGAACGGATCGCGCAGGAATCGGGGCTAACCCGCGCGGATATCGAGGAAGCGGGCCGCGTCTATGTGGAGGCTGAACGGGTCATCGGCGTCTATGGCATGGGCCTGACGCAGCATGTCCATGGCTTTGAAAATATCGCCATGCTGCTGAACCTGCTGCTGATGCGCGGACATATCGGGCGGCCAGGCGCGGGCATCTGCCCGGTTCGGGGCCATAGCAATGTACAGGGCCAGCGCACGGTGGGCATTTCCGAAAAGCCCGAACTTGTGCCGCTGGACCAGCTGGCCGCGCAGTTCGGCTTCGATCCGCCGCGCGACCATGGCATGACGACGGTCAAGGTCTGCGAAGGACTGTTGGAAGGCAAGGTGCAGGCGTTCATCGGCCTGGGCGGCAACTTCCTGCGCGCGATCCCCGATCAGGGCCGGATCGAACCCGTGTGGGAACAGATGCGACTGACGGTGCAGATCGCCACCAAGCTCAATCGAGGCCATTTGTTCAACGGCAAGACCGCCTATTTGCTCCCCTGTCTGGGCCGCAGCGAGGAAGATATGCAGGCGGGCGGCGCGCAGACCGTTACGATCGAGGACAGTTTCAGCCATGTCCACGGGTCGATCGGTCATAGGAAGCCCGCCAGCGAGCATCTGAAATCCGAACTGGCGATCGTGGCGGGGATCGCGAAGGCGACGCTGCCCCCCAATCCCAAAGTCCGTTGGGATGACTGGACGGGCGACTACGCGCTGGTTCGCGATCTGATCGCCGACACCTATCAAGATGAATTTCACGACATGAATGCCCGGATGTTCGAGCCAGGCGGCTTTTATCGCGGCAATAGCGCGCGCGAACGCATCTGGAAGACCAAAAGCGGCAAGGCGCAGTTTACGGCACCCGACATGCTGGCCGCCACCAATGTTCCCGACGCTCAGGGCCGCTATCGATTGGTCACGGTGCGGTCCAACGATCAATTTAATACGACCATCTACGGCTATAGCGACCGGCTGCGCGGAATAGAGGGTAAGCGGGATGTGATCCTGATGAATGCGGCGGATATCGAACGAGCCGGACTGGTCGGTGGGCAACGCGTCGCACTGGTGAGCGATGCGGCCGATGGCCATGTGCGCCGCGTTGATAACCTAGAGATCGTGCCCTATGACCTGCCCGATGGGACGATCGCGGGCTATTATCCCGAACTCAATCCGTTGATCGCCCTGTCCCATCACGACCAGCATTCCAAAACCCCGGCCAGCAAAGCGGTGCCCGTCAGGATCGAGGCGATCGGTTAGGCGCTTCCTCTTTGGTCAACCAAGGGCCTGCTTGACGCTATCGCCGCCTGCGCGAGGCCGACCACGTCGACGCGGGCCTTAAGCCGCGCGCCCAGCAGAGCCGTCCCGCTTATCTTGCGCTGGACGAACAGCGTCTCAACGTCGGGAATATGCCAGGTGGTCCGGTCGCCGGCCAGAGACGCCGCCTCCGCCTGCACAACGGGCACGAACGCGCGGTCGCCGAAGTCGAAGGGGCCTGGCCTGCAGAGCACGTTGTCGATCGCGGCGATAATGCGGTCAACCGCGGGGCGGTGCGCGGCGACCGCGTCCGCGCCCAGGAAGCCAGTCTCAACCGCTATATCGCGAATGCGGTCGCGGTCGTGGGCCAGACCGGCAGCAAGGAGTGCGCGATAGGACTCAATGGTCTGGACCGGCACGACCCTGGTCGCGCCAAAGTCGAGCAGCACGATCGCCCCACTATCCGGCTGCCAGCGGAAGTTTGCAAAGTTGGGATCGGTTTGCATGACGCCGAATGCGAAGAGTTCGCGCAAAAGAAGGTCCACCAGCGCTGTCATCGCGCCGTCACGTAGGCTCTGCGCCGCATCGGCCAGCGTCTCGATCGGGCGTCCCTCCACAAACTGCATCGCCAGCACCTGGGACGTGGTCAGGTCTGGATGCAGCGCGGGAACGATATAGCGCGCGTCGCCCGCCAGGCGCTCACCATAGGCGCGCATCTGCTCACCCTCCCGCAGATAGTCCGCTTCCTCGGCGAGCTGCCGCTTGGCTTCGGCCAGCAAGGGCGACACGTCCAGCGTTGGTGGGAGCAGGTTCGACAGGCGCAGAAGCGTCGCGACATTATCCACGTCGGCGTCGATGCTCGCCCGGACGCCCGGATACTGGACCTTGATGGCGAGCACCTGTCCGTCCGACAATATGGCGCGGTGGACCTGGCCGATGGACGCGGCGGCGATCGGGGTGGCGTCGAACCGCGCAAACCGCCGCCGCCAGTCAGCCCCCCATTCCTTCTTGAGCACAGCGTCGAGCTGGTGTGGAGGCATGCGATAGGCCTGGTTGCGGACAGTCGCCAGGATGGTGGAAAGTTCCGGGGGCAAGAGGTCGCCGGCGTCCATCGAAATCATCTGGCCCAGTTTGAGGGCCGCGCCGCGCAAATGTGACAGACGGTCTGCGATCCGCTTCGCATTGCCCGGCGTGAGCAGCAGGTCGCTCAGCCGCGGTCGCTCGCCGGCGGCGATCCGGCGCACGCCTTCCGCCGCCATGCCCCCCGCGACGCCGCCGGCAAGCCGCCCGAAGTGGCCCAGCCGGGACAGGCGCCCCTGCGGGATGCTCCGGTCGGGGCGATCGCCATCACCTTTGCTCAAGACCCTACCATCCCATGCTGCCAGGTCCGCCCTTGAACGGACCGGCGAGATCGGCGGTGATCCATCCACCGTAGAAGCCGCCCGGCTGCGGAATCACCGTCTCTCCGTTGACCGTGCAGCGATCGAACGGGGCGGCGTAGAAGGCGACATGGTCCCGAAGGCATTGGAAGCGCGGCGTGGGCGCCGGGTAGCTCCAGCCGACACGCGCCAGCACGATGTCGTCAATGACGATGTCCCAGTAAGTAGCGGTGCCCTTCCACTCGCAGAACGAGCCGCCGCTGGCTTGACGAAGAAGGCCGGTCGCTATGTCATCCTTGGGAATATAATAGCTGGGGGGGTGACTGGTCTCGATCGTCCGCACCGAACGGCGCGTATCGGCGACGATGACACCGCGATGTTCGATAAGGACATGCGCGCCCACCGGCTCGGCCGCGGCAGGACGCGGGAAGTCCCAGACGCTCACTTGGCCCGGCCCCACGGGGTCGCGACGCGGCGTCATCTTCCTGCGCCCCCGCCGACAAGGCGCTGAAGACGGGGCCGCAGCTTCAGGAACCACAGATACATAAATTCGAGAATCGCGAGCATGGCCGAAGACCGGGCCAGCAGGCCGATAGGCCGCAACAGGGGGATTGCCCGCCACATCGCAGCAAAGGCCGCCGCGCCCGATAGCAGAACCCCGTCCTCGCTGGCATGCAGCCGCGTAAGGAGCGTTTGGCGATCAATTGGGCAGACGCTCCCCGCCTCGGTCACGTCAATAAAATCTATCCGCCCGCGGTGATCCAGTCGGCGCATGAGCGCGATCTCACGGCGGCAGAGCGGGCACCCCCCGTCATGCCATATGATGACTTTGGCCATGACGCCTATGTGCGGCTGACCACACAAGCGTTCAAGCTGACCTTTCGTCCCCCCGTTGAAATGGCGAACGAGCCGTCCTGGGTGATGACGAGCCGGCGTTCAGAGGCCACAGGATCCAAAATCGATGACGCTTGACCCACCGATGGCGTTCGGCGCACGATCCGCCACCCTGGACGTCATTTTAGGAAAAGCGTTGGACCGCTGGCAGGCCATGACCGTCTTCGTCCGCGTTGCAGAAGCCGACGGTTTCGCGCAATCCGCGATCGCGGCGCTGGAGGATCAGATCGGCGTCCGGCTACTGACCAGGACGGCGTGGTCGGTCAAACTGAGCGAGGGCGGTCGGGGCTATGGATCGGCGCTGTTTGGGGATATCTACCCACTGCCGATCCTGCTCGATTAACTGGGCCATTTTCCGGCCGTGACCAGGCGCCGCCTGTTTGTCGGTCGATTGGTGAACATCCTCGGGAAGGCATCGATGTGGCCGTTCGGATCGGACATCTGCCGGATCGGGGGCTAAGTGCGCCCGTCACACGAAAGGAGATATGGTATGTCCTACGGCTTTCTGGATATCGCGACCACGCCAAGCGTCCGCGCGGCTCAGGCGGAGATGGGCGCCGATGCCCATTGGGCAGCGTTCGCCGGAAATCGCGCCTTTGACCGCTTCACGGCTAACGAGGCCAATTTCCTGGCGGCCCGCGACAGTTTTTACATGGCGACCGTGTCAGAAAATGGCTGGCCCTATGTCCAGCATCGCGGCGGCCCTGCGGGTTTCCTCAAAATTGTCGACGATCGCACGCTCGCCTTTGCCGATTATCGCGGCAATCGGCAATATATCAGCACCGGCAATCTCGCCGCGAACGACCGTGCCTGCCTGATCCTGATGGATTATCCCCGTCGCGCCCGGCTGAAGATGTATGTTCATGTCGAAAAACTGCCGCTTGATGTCGATCCGACATTGGCCGAACTTGTCATGGACAAAGATTACAAGGCGCGGCCCGAACGCATCTTCCGGCTGCGGCTGGACGCCTTCGACTGGAACTGCCCGCAGCATATCACCCCGCGCTTCACGGAGCGCGACATCGAGCAGGCGGTCCGGCCGCTGCACAAGCGATTGGCGGAACTGGAAACCCAGAACAGAATGTTGCAGGACCAGCTTGCCGGATTGGGAGACGCATGATGGAAAATCCAAGACCGCCCCTGCCACCCTTTACGCTTGACGACGCGATCGAGAAAGTGCGCTTGGCCGAGGATGGATGGAACAGTCGTAATCCGGCCAGGGTCGCGCTGGCCTATACGCCGCTCAGTCAATGGCGCAACCGCGCCGAATGGATCGACGGACGCCCCGCCATCATCGCCTTCCTCACCCGCAAATGGCAGCGCGAACTGGATTATCGGCTGATCAAGGAACTATGGGCTTTTTTGGAAAACCGCATCGCGGTGCGCTTCGCCTATGAATGGCATGACGACAGCGGCAACTGGTTCCGTTCCTATGGCAACGAAAATTGGGAGTTTGACGAGCGCGGCCTGATGAGCCGGCGCTTCGCCTGTATCAACGATAGCCCGATCAGCGCGGCGGAACGGAAGTTCCACTGGACACAGGGGCGACGGCCCGATGATCATCCCGGACTAAGCGCGCTTGGACTGTAGCACAGATCCATAGCTGAGCCTTCAATGCGATGGCTGGCTTGAACATTGGACCCTTTCGCTGCGGGGCGGCCCGACTTATTTATTGCGGGCCTTTCTGGCAGCGTAGCGGGCATCGCGCGCCGCCTTCATTTCAGCAGCGCTGGCCGGGGTCAACCTGGCCGCCTTCAGCGCGGCAGCGGCGTCTGCGGCGGCCTGTTGTTCGGCTACCGCCGCCTGCTCGGCCGCCTTACGCTCTGCTTTTTCAGCCTTGGCCAGTGCAAGAGCCTCAGCCTTAGCCGCACGCTCGATGGCAATTTCCTGTTCACGGGCTTCACGCGCCGCGCGTTGTTGGGCCATTAGCGCCTCATCGACAGGCGGCTTGGCCTTGAGCGCAGTCAAGGCTTTCTGTTTGGCCGACCCGGCTGCGGCGATACGGTCCTGGAACGAAGGAGCTTTATAGGAAGGCAATGTTTATCCTTGGAGTTTGAATCATGTTGGTGGGCATCTTTGCGCCACAGCCAGACGCCTTTAGCATCGACGCCCGTGCCATTAGCAAAAGACAGTGCTGATCTCAAGGCGGCGTGTAGCGGTAAGCTGCCGCGGCAACCTTCCCGCCCTCTTTCAGGTCGAGGCGAACGCCGACATGCGCGCCTGCTTGATTTCAATTTCGCTCGGCAGGCGGCGCACATCTATCCCGCCCCCGCACCGTGCGATCCATCCGCCTGTCTCGAACGCGTCGAGCCATCCTTCCATCGGCCACATATTCCACCGCGCCCGAAAGAGGCCGGCGTTACGGACGATGTCTTCCAGATGTTGGAGCGGGGGATCGAAAACGTCATGATATTGGTGGAACGCACCCGCGCCGCCCATGAACAACAAAGGCACGCCTGCTTGCCGTGCGCGAAAGCCGAAGTCGGTATCTTCGGCGCCATAGCCGGTAAAGGCCTCGTCGAACCCGGCCAAATCCCAAAATCTCTGGCGATGCAGGCCGAACGCCAGCGACCAGAACAGACCGGCATTGTTTTCCTGGCGTAGGCCTTGAGCGGGAAATTCTCGAACGGGATGCCCCTTTGCACGTTGCAGCAGATCGGCTTCGTCCCATTCGCCACGGGCATGGTCAGGCGCAAGATAGCGGATTTCGGCGCAGATCAGCGCATCATGGTCATTCAAACATCGTGCGATAGCGCCGGTCAGGTCGCGCATGGGAATGCAATCGACATCGAGAAAGAGCAGCGTATCCCCGCTCGCCGCCCGCGCGGCAGCGTTGCGTGCGGCCGCGAGCGGCAGTCCGGGGCCATCGAGACGCACTATCCTGATTGGAAATGGGGCTTCGACAGCGCTGACCGGCGGATGGCTGGCCATATCGACTATGACAAGTTCGGCTGGCGGAACGGCGCTGCGCCGCAAGCCTTCGATCAGCTGCGCCAGATGGGCCGACCGGTTCTTCACGATCGTGAGGACGCTGAGGCTCATGCGCGCGCGCGCCACAGGTCGAGCCGATAGTGGGCCAAACGCTCCGCGGCGATGACGGCGATGGCAGGGCCGAGCGCTTCCGACAATTTCCGCACGGCGTCATCGCCACTTTGCGGATAGTCGGTGTCGCCCGTCCAGTGCACGAGCAGGATGTCGCCCCCGCGCACGACATGAGCGGCGATCCATCGGGCGGCATGTATAATGTCCTCATCATCCCAATAATAAGCGACTTCAGACAGGATGATGAGATCGAAGGCGCTGCCCATAGGGGCCTGACCAGGGAATACCATTCGGCCAA is a window encoding:
- a CDS encoding metallophosphoesterase, producing the protein MFAPEFPRAIVILFNWGFGFIVIVAVAQILLDAGTMMSSLLRPEGVNVGDGVRYALAGGASILAVVAVANAIRVPPIKDVEVEIAGLPKPFDGYRLLQLTDIHISRLFPQDWAQAMVERANASGADLMVITGDFIDGSVAMRRNDVAPLGDLHAPGGVYAIPGNHEYFFDYAGWIRHLTGLGIVMLRNEHAILNRDTSQLILAGVTDLSAPAHGQAGPDLAAALAGSPSGLPVILLDHEPRNARKAAAQGVALQLSGHTHGGMIIGLDHLVARGNAGFVSGRYDVAGMTLYVSNGTALWPGFALRLGRPSELTRITLRTKD
- a CDS encoding pyridoxamine 5'-phosphate oxidase family protein, which translates into the protein MSYGFLDIATTPSVRAAQAEMGADAHWAAFAGNRAFDRFTANEANFLAARDSFYMATVSENGWPYVQHRGGPAGFLKIVDDRTLAFADYRGNRQYISTGNLAANDRACLILMDYPRRARLKMYVHVEKLPLDVDPTLAELVMDKDYKARPERIFRLRLDAFDWNCPQHITPRFTERDIEQAVRPLHKRLAELETQNRMLQDQLAGLGDA
- a CDS encoding DUF6481 family protein, yielding MPSYKAPSFQDRIAAAGSAKQKALTALKAKPPVDEALMAQQRAAREAREQEIAIERAAKAEALALAKAEKAERKAAEQAAVAEQQAAADAAAALKAARLTPASAAEMKAARDARYAARKARNK
- a CDS encoding DUF427 domain-containing protein → MTPRRDPVGPGQVSVWDFPRPAAAEPVGAHVLIEHRGVIVADTRRSVRTIETSHPPSYYIPKDDIATGLLRQASGGSFCEWKGTATYWDIVIDDIVLARVGWSYPAPTPRFQCLRDHVAFYAAPFDRCTVNGETVIPQPGGFYGGWITADLAGPFKGGPGSMGW
- a CDS encoding SAM-dependent methyltransferase gives rise to the protein MTLHKTSIDPEYFETMFQETSDPWDLESSAYERDKYAHSIRALAGRRYELGFEVGCAKGVLTQALAPHCDALVAIDVSETALEAARERCAAFDHVSFGRMVFPGQAPMGSAFDLIILSEVAYYWDDEDIIHAARWIAAHVVRGGDILLVHWTGDTDYPQSGDDAVRKLSEALGPAIAVIAAERLAHYRLDLWRARA
- a CDS encoding LysR family transcriptional regulator; this translates as MTLDPPMAFGARSATLDVILGKALDRWQAMTVFVRVAEADGFAQSAIAALEDQIGVRLLTRTAWSVKLSEGGRGYGSALFGDIYPLPILLD
- a CDS encoding DUF393 domain-containing protein; this encodes MAKVIIWHDGGCPLCRREIALMRRLDHRGRIDFIDVTEAGSVCPIDRQTLLTRLHASEDGVLLSGAAAFAAMWRAIPLLRPIGLLARSSAMLAILEFMYLWFLKLRPRLQRLVGGGAGR
- a CDS encoding FdhF/YdeP family oxidoreductase encodes the protein MADEAESVEYGGSSGGWGSLRGMIGTIAHEPQALGAFETLRSQNKPGGFMCTSCAWGKPKHPHAFEFCENGAKATFWELTTRRCTPDFFAKHTVTELRGWNDHDLEHEGRLTQPMRYDASTDHYVPCDWDDAFSAIGEELRAIDPKAAIFYASGRASLETSYLYALFARLYGHNNLPDSSNMCHETTSVTLKQLIGSPVGTCTLDDFEQCDAIFFFGQNPGTNSPRFLHPLQEAVKRGCKVVTFNPIREKGLIAFTNPQSPKEMLTGGDTQISCQYLQVRAGGDIAAIMGLCKYVLAQDEARGGTIIDRAFIDAHCTGFDAFRVRADATSWERIAQESGLTRADIEEAGRVYVEAERVIGVYGMGLTQHVHGFENIAMLLNLLLMRGHIGRPGAGICPVRGHSNVQGQRTVGISEKPELVPLDQLAAQFGFDPPRDHGMTTVKVCEGLLEGKVQAFIGLGGNFLRAIPDQGRIEPVWEQMRLTVQIATKLNRGHLFNGKTAYLLPCLGRSEEDMQAGGAQTVTIEDSFSHVHGSIGHRKPASEHLKSELAIVAGIAKATLPPNPKVRWDDWTGDYALVRDLIADTYQDEFHDMNARMFEPGGFYRGNSARERIWKTKSGKAQFTAPDMLAATNVPDAQGRYRLVTVRSNDQFNTTIYGYSDRLRGIEGKRDVILMNAADIERAGLVGGQRVALVSDAADGHVRRVDNLEIVPYDLPDGTIAGYYPELNPLIALSHHDQHSKTPASKAVPVRIEAIG
- a CDS encoding nuclear transport factor 2 family protein — its product is MENPRPPLPPFTLDDAIEKVRLAEDGWNSRNPARVALAYTPLSQWRNRAEWIDGRPAIIAFLTRKWQRELDYRLIKELWAFLENRIAVRFAYEWHDDSGNWFRSYGNENWEFDERGLMSRRFACINDSPISAAERKFHWTQGRRPDDHPGLSALGL
- a CDS encoding AarF/ABC1/UbiB kinase family protein; translated protein: MSKGDGDRPDRSIPQGRLSRLGHFGRLAGGVAGGMAAEGVRRIAAGERPRLSDLLLTPGNAKRIADRLSHLRGAALKLGQMISMDAGDLLPPELSTILATVRNQAYRMPPHQLDAVLKKEWGADWRRRFARFDATPIAAASIGQVHRAILSDGQVLAIKVQYPGVRASIDADVDNVATLLRLSNLLPPTLDVSPLLAEAKRQLAEEADYLREGEQMRAYGERLAGDARYIVPALHPDLTTSQVLAMQFVEGRPIETLADAAQSLRDGAMTALVDLLLRELFAFGVMQTDPNFANFRWQPDSGAIVLLDFGATRVVPVQTIESYRALLAAGLAHDRDRIRDIAVETGFLGADAVAAHRPAVDRIIAAIDNVLCRPGPFDFGDRAFVPVVQAEAASLAGDRTTWHIPDVETLFVQRKISGTALLGARLKARVDVVGLAQAAIASSRPLVDQRGSA
- a CDS encoding glycosyltransferase family 2 protein, with the translated sequence MSLSVLTIVKNRSAHLAQLIEGLRRSAVPPAELVIVDMASHPPVSAVEAPFPIRIVRLDGPGLPLAAARNAAARAASGDTLLFLDVDCIPMRDLTGAIARCLNDHDALICAEIRYLAPDHARGEWDEADLLQRAKGHPVREFPAQGLRQENNAGLFWSLAFGLHRQRFWDLAGFDEAFTGYGAEDTDFGFRARQAGVPLLFMGGAGAFHQYHDVFDPPLQHLEDIVRNAGLFRARWNMWPMEGWLDAFETGGWIARCGGGIDVRRLPSEIEIKQARMSAFAST